In one Dreissena polymorpha isolate Duluth1 chromosome 7, UMN_Dpol_1.0, whole genome shotgun sequence genomic region, the following are encoded:
- the LOC127839599 gene encoding uncharacterized protein LOC127839599 has product MATGKRCSNYKAETEALMKAASMIENSPENTTSVVFLTDARSVLEALTNNTSPKLAKLMTRLSNNLNIALQWIPAHCGVSENEEADQLAKQGAKTEQPNTQVTYREKVSIIKAITRPQQEQDAYHLLNRAEQVVMVRLRSGHNRLNAHLYR; this is encoded by the coding sequence ATGGCCACAGGAAAGAGGTGCAGCAATTACAAAGCTGAGACAGAAGCACTCATGAAGGCAGCCTCTATGATTGAGAACTCACCTGAAAATACCACTTCAGTAGTATTCCTCACAGATGCAAGATCAGTCCTTGAAGCTCTGACAAACAACACCTCCCCAAAACTAGCAAAACTTATGACAAGACTCAGCAATAACCTCAACATAGCACTCCAGTGGATACCTGCCCACTGTGGAGTGTCAGAAAACGAGGAGGCTGACCAACTAGCTAAACAGGGAGCAAAAACAGAGCAACCAAATACCCAGGTTACATACAGAGAGAAAGTCAGCATCATAAAGGCAATCACCAGGCCCCAGCAAGAGCAAGATGCTTATCACCTGCTTAACAGAGCAGAACAAGTAGTGATGGTTCGACTACGCTCAGGACACAACAGACTGAATGCCCACTTGTACAGATAA